In Halarcobacter bivalviorum, a genomic segment contains:
- a CDS encoding nitrite reductase, translating into MLTIFLSNVFASDNAALVHTLEALPKKEVGKELYNKYCATCHHKKRIGLDGPPLLPKFLRKFTEKELSSKIKDGFPQTLMPKYDFLNPYELLSIARYIKSPIKEKIQWSKEDIYNSITSFDDPLNPLKIKDIEQVLPVVERDGSKVWVMEDTRVLSKFPLANVHGGIKYSSDAKNIYVPTRDGWVQNYSLKTGQRFNKVRACINLRNISLSNDGKNLFATCLLPEQVVIIDTKSMIPLEVKKLEGKVSALYELYSQDKAIFTFRNKPLLATLDTNSFKINYTNIDDPIEDFFIDPFEDYLIGTARKGKLLRVFDLKTLKMVFEYKMEGMPHLFSATYWYKNGNFYFATPHIKKPYVTIWKMYDWQFIKQVNIKGDGFFVKTHPNTPYLWTDNGSDKLVLIDKEDYSLKTLTPRKNKQYIHTEYSGDGKYTYLSIYEKDGEIIVLDTNSFKQLASYKANIPVGKYNYINKSRKFYPRLFGWDIFKQKCKNTLPCENLKLNTYEKRSLEAFLQSIKRKSIYK; encoded by the coding sequence TTGCTAACTATTTTTTTAAGTAATGTCTTTGCTTCAGATAATGCAGCATTAGTTCATACTCTTGAAGCATTACCTAAAAAAGAAGTTGGTAAAGAGTTATATAATAAATATTGTGCAACTTGCCACCATAAAAAAAGAATAGGTTTAGATGGACCTCCTTTATTACCTAAATTCTTAAGAAAATTTACAGAAAAAGAGTTATCTTCAAAGATAAAAGATGGTTTTCCTCAAACTTTAATGCCAAAATATGATTTTTTAAATCCTTATGAATTATTATCAATAGCAAGATATATTAAATCACCAATTAAAGAGAAAATACAATGGAGTAAAGAGGATATCTATAACTCAATTACTTCTTTTGATGATCCTTTAAACCCCTTAAAAATAAAAGATATAGAACAAGTACTTCCTGTTGTTGAACGGGATGGTTCTAAAGTTTGGGTTATGGAAGATACAAGAGTTTTAAGTAAATTTCCTTTAGCCAATGTACATGGGGGTATAAAATATAGTAGTGATGCAAAAAATATCTATGTTCCCACAAGAGATGGTTGGGTACAAAACTACTCTTTAAAAACAGGTCAAAGATTCAACAAAGTAAGAGCCTGTATTAATTTAAGAAATATCTCTTTAAGTAATGATGGAAAAAATCTTTTTGCAACCTGTTTACTTCCTGAGCAAGTTGTAATAATTGATACCAAAAGTATGATTCCTTTAGAGGTAAAAAAACTTGAAGGTAAAGTTTCTGCTTTATATGAATTATATTCACAAGATAAAGCAATTTTCACTTTTAGAAATAAACCTTTACTGGCAACTCTTGATACAAATAGTTTTAAAATCAATTATACAAATATAGATGACCCAATTGAGGATTTTTTTATAGACCCTTTTGAAGATTATTTAATAGGAACAGCAAGAAAAGGTAAACTCTTACGAGTATTTGATTTAAAAACTTTAAAAATGGTTTTTGAATATAAAATGGAAGGAATGCCCCATCTTTTCTCTGCTACATATTGGTATAAAAATGGAAACTTCTATTTTGCAACACCACATATAAAAAAGCCATATGTAACAATTTGGAAGATGTATGACTGGCAATTTATTAAACAAGTTAATATAAAAGGCGATGGTTTTTTTGTTAAAACTCATCCTAATACACCTTATCTTTGGACAGATAATGGCAGTGATAAACTTGTATTAATAGATAAAGAAGATTACTCCCTTAAAACTTTAACTCCTAGAAAAAATAAACAATATATTCATACTGAATATAGTGGAGATGGGAAATATACTTATTTAAGTATTTATGAAAAAGATGGAGAAATTATAGTTTTAGATACAAATAGTTTTAAACAGCTTGCTTCATATAAAGCAAATATACCTGTTGGTAAATATAACTATATAAATAAAAGTAGAAAGTTTTATCCAAGACTTTTTGGCTGGGATATTTTTAAGCAAAAGTGTAAAAATACTCTTCCTTGTGAAAATTTAAAGTTAAATACTTATGAAAAAAGAAGCTTAGAAGCTTTTCTTCAAAGTATAAAGAGAAAGAGTATTTATAAATAA
- a CDS encoding energy-coupling factor ABC transporter ATP-binding protein: MSCSINVKNVSYEVNEKTIFENITLNVSHEEKIAIIGSNGSGKSSFLKILAGLIKPKEGEVFLFHDKMNSLKEFKKYRSDIGYLPQDVSDFFLCPTVIEDVMFNLRAKGVKKDEAYEKALNTLTELGIEHLEERNIYDLSGGEQKIVALAGILITKPKILLLDEPTNALDEDAEKKIVEILNSIKKSMIIVSHHKSFIESLTPTIYKLDNKSLQKVN, encoded by the coding sequence TTGAGTTGTTCAATAAATGTAAAAAATGTATCTTATGAAGTAAATGAAAAAACGATTTTTGAAAATATTACATTAAATGTATCCCATGAAGAGAAAATAGCAATTATAGGTTCTAATGGATCTGGAAAAAGCTCTTTTTTAAAAATTCTTGCTGGCTTAATAAAACCAAAAGAGGGAGAGGTATTTCTTTTTCACGATAAAATGAATAGTTTAAAAGAGTTTAAAAAATATAGGTCTGATATAGGTTATTTACCACAAGATGTAAGTGATTTTTTCCTTTGTCCCACAGTTATTGAAGATGTAATGTTTAATTTAAGAGCAAAGGGTGTTAAAAAAGATGAAGCCTATGAAAAAGCTCTAAATACTTTAACTGAATTAGGAATTGAACATCTTGAAGAGAGAAATATTTATGACTTAAGTGGAGGAGAGCAAAAAATTGTTGCACTTGCTGGAATCTTAATTACAAAACCCAAAATTTTACTTCTTGATGAGCCTACAAATGCTTTAGATGAAGATGCAGAAAAAAAGATTGTAGAGATTTTAAATAGTATTAAAAAATCTATGATAATAGTCTCTCATCATAAATCATTTATTGAGAGTTTAACCCCTACAATTTATAAATTAGATAATAAAAGTTTACAAAAAGTTAATTAA
- a CDS encoding c-type cytochrome, with translation MSRKVVSVWTSIPFWRRSAGWVTGFAAVLLIWLTFDSMSQITMGTDADLKNGITKRVPAPTVINYKITYEMDTRRGHEVPKIGEKEKFFGRDDWSEEEASALLRLGKLASQAKNCMNCHTLLGNGAYYAPDLTKAWLDPAWENYIPMTGSTTKEEAMSKFLQNPSMYPSHERMMPNLGITEREAIGLVAFLKHMSSIDTNGFPRNFGRMSIDGVTGAIHGK, from the coding sequence GTGTCTAGAAAAGTTGTTTCAGTATGGACTAGTATTCCTTTCTGGAGAAGGTCTGCTGGTTGGGTAACTGGTTTTGCTGCAGTCTTATTAATTTGGCTTACATTTGATTCAATGAGCCAGATTACTATGGGAACAGATGCTGACCTTAAAAATGGTATTACAAAAAGAGTACCAGCTCCAACAGTAATCAATTATAAGATTACTTATGAAATGGATACTAGAAGAGGTCATGAGGTGCCAAAAATTGGTGAAAAAGAGAAGTTTTTTGGAAGAGATGATTGGTCTGAAGAAGAGGCTTCTGCTCTTTTAAGGTTAGGGAAATTAGCTTCTCAAGCTAAGAACTGTATGAATTGTCATACGCTATTAGGAAATGGTGCATATTATGCTCCTGACTTAACAAAAGCTTGGTTAGACCCAGCATGGGAAAATTATATTCCAATGACAGGTTCAACAACAAAAGAAGAAGCAATGTCTAAATTCTTACAGAATCCTTCAATGTATCCATCGCATGAGAGAATGATGCCAAATCTTGGTATTACTGAAAGAGAAGCAATAGGTCTTGTAGCTTTCTTAAAACATATGTCATCTATTGATACAAATGGATTCCCAAGAAACTTTGGAAGAATGTCTATAGATGGTGTGACAGGAGCAATTCATGGTAAATAA
- a CDS encoding cbb3-type cytochrome c oxidase subunit I: MVNNLQFESKRLAIKYFIVAAILFGAQLLMGLIAAIQFLVPGFLFEVFDFNVARMVHINALVVWMLYAMIGSVYYLLPDETEIETVGIKLGNLAFYILTAAVTVVVLVYILVQVGPASEFTIWFINEGREYIEAPRWADIGIVVVVLVFVFNLFATAIKGKQTGIVTVLMADVLALAGLYLAGMFFTDNISVDQYWWWWVIHLWVEATWEVFVGCLAAYGLIKIIGARREIVEMWLWIEVTMLFGSGILGLGHHYFWIGTPEYWWEIGALFSALEPVPLVAMFVHVIYDWGKETGLKEGSEEKTMNNSPAFAWFVTNAFGNFLGAGVWGFFHTLPQVNIYTHGTQFTSAHGHLAFFGAYATILIGMFYLGVQGKNGIKVLKATFASKMAISLITIGVLGMTVSLTIAGYGQVLVERAQMGATWQAYFVSQSLPWFVQGLGWRLAMGVVTFIGFVFLVKDLLTTSKSLRHIH; the protein is encoded by the coding sequence ATGGTAAATAATTTACAATTTGAATCTAAAAGATTAGCAATTAAGTATTTTATAGTTGCAGCTATTTTATTTGGTGCACAATTACTTATGGGACTTATTGCTGCAATTCAATTCTTAGTTCCAGGATTTCTTTTTGAAGTATTCGATTTTAATGTTGCAAGAATGGTTCATATTAATGCTTTAGTAGTCTGGATGCTTTATGCAATGATAGGTTCGGTTTATTACTTATTACCAGATGAAACTGAAATTGAAACTGTAGGAATTAAACTTGGAAATCTTGCCTTTTATATATTAACTGCTGCTGTTACAGTTGTTGTTTTAGTATATATTTTAGTTCAAGTAGGACCAGCAAGTGAGTTCACTATTTGGTTTATTAATGAAGGTAGAGAGTATATTGAAGCTCCAAGATGGGCAGATATAGGTATTGTAGTAGTAGTTTTAGTATTTGTTTTTAACCTTTTTGCAACAGCAATAAAAGGAAAACAAACAGGTATTGTAACAGTTCTTATGGCAGATGTATTAGCTCTTGCTGGTTTATATCTTGCTGGAATGTTCTTTACTGATAATATCTCAGTTGACCAATACTGGTGGTGGTGGGTAATCCACTTATGGGTTGAAGCTACTTGGGAAGTATTTGTTGGATGTTTAGCTGCCTATGGTCTTATTAAGATAATTGGAGCTAGAAGAGAAATTGTAGAGATGTGGTTATGGATTGAAGTAACTATGCTTTTTGGTTCTGGTATTTTAGGATTAGGGCATCACTATTTCTGGATTGGAACCCCTGAATATTGGTGGGAAATTGGAGCATTATTCTCTGCACTTGAACCTGTGCCTTTAGTTGCAATGTTTGTGCATGTAATTTATGACTGGGGTAAAGAGACTGGACTAAAAGAGGGTTCAGAAGAGAAAACTATGAACAATTCTCCAGCTTTTGCTTGGTTTGTTACAAATGCATTTGGTAACTTTTTAGGTGCCGGTGTTTGGGGATTTTTCCATACTTTACCACAAGTAAATATTTATACTCATGGTACACAATTTACTTCTGCTCATGGACACTTAGCCTTTTTTGGAGCATATGCAACTATTTTAATTGGAATGTTCTATTTAGGTGTACAAGGTAAAAATGGTATTAAAGTTTTAAAAGCAACTTTTGCTTCTAAAATGGCAATTTCATTAATTACTATTGGAGTATTAGGAATGACTGTGTCATTAACTATTGCTGGATATGGACAAGTATTAGTAGAAAGAGCTCAAATGGGAGCAACATGGCAAGCATACTTTGTTTCTCAAAGTTTACCTTGGTTTGTTCAAGGTCTTGGTTGGCGACTTGCTATGGGAGTTGTAACTTTTATTGGATTTGTATTCTTAGTAAAAGATTTATTAACAACTTCAAAAAGTTTAAGACATATACATTAA
- a CDS encoding YaiI/YqxD family protein, translating to MTLYVDGDAFPNLLKPILFRAIERLSLKTVVVSNKKINIGHSSYIEYLIVEQGADEADNKIVELLQKDDFVITADIPLANKVIEKEAHALDHRGLQYTQDNIKECLAVRNLMQEIRDSGELTKGPSAFTQKDVQKFANSLNAFLQKL from the coding sequence ATGACTTTATATGTAGATGGTGATGCTTTTCCAAATCTTTTAAAACCAATTCTTTTTAGAGCTATTGAAAGATTGTCTCTAAAAACTGTGGTAGTTTCAAATAAGAAAATAAATATAGGACACTCTTCTTATATAGAATACTTAATTGTAGAACAAGGAGCTGATGAAGCTGATAATAAAATTGTTGAACTTTTACAAAAAGATGATTTTGTTATAACAGCTGATATCCCTCTTGCCAATAAAGTTATTGAAAAAGAGGCTCATGCTTTGGATCATAGAGGCTTACAATATACTCAAGATAATATTAAAGAGTGCCTTGCAGTAAGAAATTTAATGCAAGAAATACGTGATAGTGGAGAACTTACTAAAGGACCTTCTGCTTTTACACAAAAAGATGTCCAAAAATTTGCTAACTCTTTAAATGCTTTTTTACAAAAACTATAG
- a CDS encoding c-type cytochrome — protein sequence MCFIIRVSLVIILYATASANSVDNKVFKEYCWGCHHETSLAFGPSFQEIANKRTVGEIKGHIIAPKSTYKQLGYKRSVMPSFKDKLTLQELDEVTNFILSFKKED from the coding sequence ATGTGCTTCATAATTAGAGTTTCTCTTGTAATAATTCTTTATGCAACAGCTTCTGCAAATAGTGTAGATAATAAGGTTTTTAAAGAGTATTGTTGGGGATGTCATCATGAAACTTCTCTTGCTTTTGGTCCTTCTTTTCAAGAGATTGCAAATAAAAGAACAGTTGGTGAAATAAAAGGACATATAATTGCCCCAAAATCTACATATAAACAACTTGGATATAAAAGAAGTGTTATGCCAAGTTTTAAAGATAAATTAACCCTCCAAGAATTAGATGAGGTTACAAACTTTATCCTATCATTTAAAAAAGAAGATTAA
- a CDS encoding nitrite reductase, translating into MKIRNVLGMVTIACLGLTSVVGAEEIKLSKEEMKKATQVYFDRCAGCHGMLRKGALGPSLEADVSKAIGTESLKYIINNGTPGGMPGWGKTGELTKEETELMAKYIQIKAPLPPEKSMADMKKSHKILIPVKDRPKAPEAKNWKDYFAVILRDVGEIAIIDGVTKKIVSVVPSGFATHITRTGASGRYMYVIGRDGKASMIDLWMKVPKNVAEIRTCNDARAIDTSKHPDFKDKYAIVGCYWPPSIVTLEADTLEPLKIVSTASYTYDTNEYTREARVAAIIASHEKPEWVVNIKETGQVWLYDYSNVKNPKVTMVEAERYLHDGGWDLSKRYFMTAANAKNIISVIDTKEGKLVANIPSQGIKPHPGRGVNINSKKYGPIWGSGHIGSNDIIFIGTDPVNYPQYAWKVVKKTSLPGEGGGNLFIKGHPNSPYIFADRPVNPDRKLQTQIYVLDKESLEVVKTIPIPKKYLTPAKTEDGKEVASRGPVHFEFNADGSEVWTSIWGNKLKASPILIYDSKTLELKSVIDDKRLITPTGKFNVTNTMTDTY; encoded by the coding sequence ATGAAGATTAGAAATGTATTAGGTATGGTAACTATTGCTTGTTTAGGATTAACATCAGTAGTTGGTGCAGAAGAGATTAAGTTGTCAAAAGAAGAGATGAAAAAAGCAACACAAGTATATTTTGATAGATGTGCTGGATGTCATGGTATGCTAAGAAAAGGGGCTTTAGGACCTAGCTTAGAAGCAGATGTTTCAAAAGCAATAGGAACAGAATCTTTAAAGTATATAATCAATAATGGAACACCAGGGGGAATGCCTGGTTGGGGGAAAACAGGTGAATTAACAAAAGAAGAGACAGAGTTAATGGCTAAATATATCCAAATTAAAGCTCCTCTTCCACCTGAAAAATCTATGGCAGATATGAAGAAATCACATAAGATTCTTATACCTGTAAAAGATAGACCAAAAGCTCCTGAAGCTAAAAACTGGAAAGACTACTTTGCAGTTATTTTAAGGGATGTAGGAGAAATTGCTATTATTGATGGAGTTACAAAGAAAATAGTTTCAGTTGTACCATCAGGTTTTGCAACACATATTACTAGAACAGGTGCTTCTGGAAGATATATGTATGTAATTGGAAGAGATGGAAAGGCTTCTATGATTGATTTATGGATGAAGGTTCCTAAAAATGTAGCTGAAATTAGAACTTGTAATGATGCAAGAGCTATTGATACATCTAAACATCCAGATTTTAAAGATAAATATGCGATTGTTGGATGTTATTGGCCACCTTCAATTGTGACACTTGAAGCAGACACTCTTGAACCTTTAAAAATTGTTTCAACAGCAAGTTATACTTATGATACAAATGAGTATACAAGAGAAGCAAGAGTTGCTGCAATTATTGCTTCACATGAAAAACCAGAATGGGTTGTAAATATTAAAGAGACAGGTCAAGTGTGGTTATATGACTACTCAAATGTTAAAAACCCTAAAGTTACAATGGTTGAAGCTGAAAGATATTTACACGATGGTGGTTGGGATTTATCAAAAAGATATTTTATGACAGCTGCAAATGCTAAAAATATTATCTCTGTAATTGATACAAAAGAAGGGAAATTAGTTGCTAATATTCCATCTCAAGGAATTAAACCTCACCCAGGAAGAGGTGTAAATATTAATTCTAAAAAATATGGTCCAATTTGGGGTTCAGGGCATATAGGTTCAAATGATATTATTTTCATTGGAACAGATCCTGTAAACTATCCTCAGTATGCTTGGAAAGTTGTTAAGAAAACTTCTCTTCCTGGTGAAGGTGGAGGAAATTTATTTATAAAAGGACATCCAAACTCACCATATATTTTTGCTGATAGACCAGTTAATCCAGATAGAAAACTTCAAACACAAATCTATGTATTAGATAAAGAGAGTTTAGAGGTAGTTAAAACTATACCTATTCCTAAAAAATATTTAACTCCTGCAAAAACTGAAGATGGTAAAGAGGTTGCTTCAAGAGGACCTGTTCATTTTGAGTTCAATGCAGATGGTTCAGAAGTTTGGACATCAATTTGGGGTAATAAATTAAAAGCAAGCCCTATTTTAATCTATGATTCAAAAACTTTAGAACTAAAATCAGTAATTGATGATAAAAGATTAATTACACCAACAGGTAAATTTAATGTAACAAACACAATGACAGATACATATTAA
- a CDS encoding YwbE family protein: MIRNPKERDDIEVGLKVNIVLKKDQRTNKLTQGIVKKLLTNSSYHPHGIKVQLEDGQVGRVKEIL, from the coding sequence ATGATTAGAAATCCAAAAGAAAGAGATGATATAGAAGTAGGGTTAAAAGTTAATATTGTTTTGAAGAAAGATCAAAGAACTAATAAACTTACACAAGGTATAGTAAAAAAACTTTTAACCAACTCTTCTTATCATCCCCATGGCATAAAAGTTCAGTTAGAAGATGGACAAGTAGGAAGAGTAAAAGAGATTTTATAA
- a CDS encoding radical SAM/SPASM domain-containing protein has protein sequence MLRLSNLIKSTLEETKARTLNGSILIWNFTNRCNLLCHHCYSKADMYEKDTLTLEQIKKTIDELKEANINFVIFSGGEPLLRKDIFEIASYMKEKKIFTYLSTNGFFINENNVEKIIDTFNYIGISIDGIEEVHDRFRGHKGSYKKAIEAINLISKYGGNAGLRFTLTKETQSSFFKMFELVEKLNIKKFYISHLVYSGRGEENLNIDISKEKRREYVEYIIDKAFEYYKEKKEIDIVTGNMEMDAILLLNRFKEVYPEKVLSLEEKLLRWKGNSCGNRLGNINWEGVVKPDPFFPCSIGNYLQTPFNEIWNDTSNEILNKLREFPRKIKGKCEECKYISICNGGSRARAFALSGDLWQEDPSCYLTLEEIRS, from the coding sequence ATGTTACGTTTATCCAATCTAATAAAATCAACTCTTGAAGAGACAAAGGCCAGAACTTTAAATGGTTCTATTTTAATTTGGAATTTTACTAATCGCTGTAATTTACTATGTCATCACTGTTATAGTAAAGCTGATATGTATGAAAAAGATACTCTTACTTTAGAGCAGATAAAAAAGACTATTGATGAATTAAAAGAAGCAAATATCAATTTTGTAATTTTTTCAGGAGGAGAACCTCTTTTAAGAAAAGATATCTTTGAAATAGCTTCATATATGAAAGAGAAAAAAATCTTTACATATCTCTCTACAAATGGGTTTTTTATAAATGAAAATAATGTAGAAAAAATCATAGATACTTTTAATTATATAGGTATTTCTATTGATGGAATAGAAGAAGTACATGATAGATTTAGAGGGCATAAAGGCTCTTATAAGAAAGCTATTGAAGCTATAAATCTAATCTCAAAATATGGTGGGAATGCGGGGCTTAGATTTACTCTTACAAAAGAGACTCAAAGCAGTTTCTTTAAGATGTTTGAATTAGTTGAAAAATTAAATATAAAAAAATTTTATATCTCTCATTTAGTATATTCAGGAAGAGGAGAAGAAAACCTAAATATTGATATTTCAAAAGAGAAAAGAAGAGAGTATGTGGAATATATTATAGATAAAGCTTTTGAGTATTACAAAGAAAAAAAAGAGATAGATATTGTAACTGGAAATATGGAGATGGATGCTATCTTACTTTTAAATAGGTTTAAAGAAGTCTATCCCGAAAAAGTTCTAAGTTTAGAAGAGAAACTATTAAGGTGGAAAGGAAATTCTTGTGGAAATAGATTAGGGAATATAAATTGGGAAGGAGTTGTAAAACCAGACCCTTTCTTTCCTTGTTCAATAGGTAACTATTTACAAACACCTTTTAATGAGATTTGGAATGATACTTCAAATGAGATTTTAAACAAGCTAAGGGAATTTCCAAGAAAAATAAAAGGTAAATGTGAAGAGTGTAAATATATTTCTATTTGTAATGGTGGTTCGAGGGCAAGAGCCTTTGCTCTTAGTGGTGATTTATGGCAAGAAGACCCTTCTTGTTATCTAACTTTAGAAGAGATTAGGAGCTAA